From the Nocardiopsis changdeensis genome, one window contains:
- the cofC gene encoding 2-phospho-L-lactate guanylyltransferase produces MAGVGEREGVAGPGVRWSLVIPVKHLGLAKSRLAPALGPRREELALAFACDTVAAALACAAVAEVFAVTEDPRAGAELAALGAAVVTGEPGTGLNPALEHGARAARLRAPGAGVCALSADLPALRPAELGRVLAAAAGHGRSFLADAPGVGTTLFAASPGHRFSPAFEGASRERHLAAGAVELPLPDVESVRRDVDTPADLAAALGLGVGPRTRSLAAALLQPGPGAP; encoded by the coding sequence GTGGCCGGCGTCGGAGAGCGGGAGGGGGTCGCGGGCCCCGGGGTGCGCTGGTCCCTGGTCATCCCAGTCAAGCACCTCGGGCTCGCCAAGTCGCGCCTGGCCCCGGCCCTGGGCCCCCGGCGCGAGGAGCTGGCCCTGGCGTTCGCCTGCGACACGGTGGCCGCCGCGCTCGCCTGTGCGGCGGTGGCGGAGGTGTTCGCGGTCACCGAGGACCCGAGGGCGGGGGCGGAGCTGGCGGCGCTGGGGGCGGCGGTGGTGACCGGGGAGCCGGGCACCGGCCTCAACCCGGCGCTGGAGCACGGGGCGCGCGCGGCGCGGCTGCGGGCGCCGGGGGCGGGCGTGTGCGCGCTGTCGGCGGACCTGCCCGCGCTGCGCCCGGCGGAGCTGGGCCGTGTGCTGGCGGCCGCGGCCGGGCACGGCCGCTCGTTCCTGGCCGACGCCCCCGGGGTGGGGACGACCCTGTTCGCGGCGTCGCCGGGGCACCGGTTCTCCCCCGCCTTCGAGGGCGCCTCGCGCGAGCGGCACCTGGCCGCCGGCGCGGTGGAGCTGCCGCTCCCAGACGTGGAATCGGTGCGCCGGGACGTGGACACCCCCGCCGACCTGGCGGCGGCGCTGGGGCTGGGTGTGGGCCCGCGCACGCGGTCGCTGGCCGCCGCGCTGCTCCAGCCCGGCCCCGGGGCCCCCTGA
- a CDS encoding HU family DNA-binding protein: MNKRDLIDAISDRLGDKKTATEAVNAVLETIQATVASGDKVAITGFGVFEKAERAARTARNPATGATIDVPASFVPKFRAGADFKALVNGDKK, from the coding sequence ATGAACAAGCGTGACCTGATCGACGCGATCTCCGACCGACTCGGAGACAAGAAGACCGCGACCGAAGCGGTCAACGCTGTGCTTGAGACCATTCAGGCCACCGTGGCGTCGGGCGACAAGGTCGCCATCACCGGCTTCGGTGTTTTCGAGAAGGCCGAGCGGGCCGCGCGCACCGCTCGCAACCCCGCCACCGGCGCCACCATCGACGTTCCCGCGAGCTTCGTTCCGAAGTTCCGGGCCGGCGCCGACTTCAAGGCACTCGTCAACGGGGACAAGAAGTAG